In Rhineura floridana isolate rRhiFlo1 chromosome 4, rRhiFlo1.hap2, whole genome shotgun sequence, the sequence CTCCAAAGAGAGATCACAGTGGCATCCAGGCTTCCAAGAGAGGCTCCACTTTTTTCAGGAATGGGGGAGCCAACCTGATGGAACCATGTATCAtcagtcctgaaagcactgcactggctgccaaggagctaccaggcccagttcaagataTTACCATGAGTGAACCAAGTCCAATACAACCTGGGACCCAAGTAGTGAAATGAATGCTTCCCTCAATATCAACCCATCTTAGTCCTTACAGTCAACAGGGGAGACCCTGTTGCTAGTACCACTGCTGGCTGCTCCCTGGCTGGtagtgacccatgacagggccttcccCGTGGTGCCCCCCCCACTTATGGAATGCCATCCCTAGTGAGGTATGTCTGTCCCCCTTTGTTATTAACATTTAGATGAAATTGAAAAACATTCAGGCATCTGGTGGCTGAAGGATACCTTGGGTCCCTAAAGGGTAATAGTCCAGAAGATGATTCTTTAAGCAGAAGGAAGATAAGACCAGCATTTGAAAGTTAGGATTTTCTAAAGCATTATCAGGACCTGGAAACTTTGGCATTGGCTGTATTATTACTACTTCCTGGATAAACCACAGGAGCAGTTGTAGGGAGGATCCAGATCTCTGAACAAATGTGACCAGTAACCTCTCTGATCTCCCCCATTCTGGCTAGCACCAAGATGGTTATTCTGACAATCCGTCAGTCACACCACAGGTAAGAACCAGGTAGAGTTGCTCTTGTCAAAAGTCTTCAACAAAGTAGATGATATTTTGGCCTGCTTGCcagtctcccccacccccacgccCAAGTTATCAACTTCAACATGTTCTTTATTTCCCCTGGACTCAGGAGGCCTCCCAGTCTAAGATTTCTCCCCATAGGCTCCGGGGTCTTTGTCCTTCCTCAGTTGCCTGCAGCTTGGGAAAGTGCTGACAAAGGTAGTTTTTGGCTATTTAATGTCAATCAGGCTTAATACAATCTCTTAGAAAGTTTGCCACTCATGCAGAGTTGCTATTCCTACACCCGAGCTGCCCTCTAGTGGTCATCATAGGATGTCTTCACACTTTTGCAAGAATTTCTGGACGCACACTTTCATGTAAGAGAAGGGCATCATTATACACTAAAGCGGTAAGCAGATTTTTATTTCTCTGGAGCCACAAGAGTAACTATCTTCTTTCTCCTACAAGGAGGAGTAACCCCAATCCAGTATTAATGGACTCATATAAACCTAAATGGGATAAGGATGGAAAGGGAGAAACTTCTTTtggttaaaaagtatttttacccaATTGTTCTAATGGCAATTGCTTCTATCACCCTGAATCTCACAGAGTTCAAAGAAGGAATGTCAGCAactgggctttttaaaaagtcattgttGTCTGGGTATTTCCCTGCGGTAGAAGCTGACCCTGTAGAATTCTTCTCACATGGCCAGGCCAATAAGTGGGACACATGCAGCGACTGGTAAATGGGGGCATCCTTCCAGGTAGGATGGAAGCAACACTTTCTCAAGCTGCCACCTGCCATCCCAGCAAGATGAGAGATCTCCCttacctaaatgtaaatgtactgccttcaagtcacttccaacttatggcaacctatacatgctctggtaacctcacgtttggattactgtaatgcgctttacctagggctacctttgaagacagttcggaagctacagctagtgcaaaatgcggcggccagattgctgacaaggaccaagcggtccgagcatataacacctgttctggcctgcttgcactggttgccaatatgtttccgggccagattcaaagtgttggtattgacctataaagccttatacggtgcgggaccacgataccttgcggaacgcctcttccaatatgaaccgGACCGTACACTACGTTcggctacgaaggccctcctccgggttccaactcatagggaggcccggagggtggtgacaagatctagggccttctcagtggtggcccccgaactatggaacagtctccccgaggaagtatgcctggcgccgactttgctctcttttcggcgccaggtcaaaaccttcctattctccgaagcattttaagctaaactgattttaaaaatgttattgtacttgatttttgattgtattactagtattattctgttatttattgtgtttttatgctattttatgttcaccgcccagagagctatcgctagtcgggcggtatataaatctaataaataaataataataataataatttaccattgccttcctctgaggctgagaggcagtgactggcccaaggtcacccagtgagcttcatggctgtttggggatttgaaccctggtctcccaggtcgtagtccaacaccttaaccactacaccacactggctctctctcccTTACCGAGAGGCCTCCATGTGTTAAGGCAGAACAAAGATGGTGGACAGCagggatgtgctaaaattccaCCCAGTTTAGATTTGGGTacaaaattttccattaatccacttattctctattattgtggatcagatttttatgtagagatcttccactgctatttttttggggaaaattaaatccaccactaaaatatcaatattaaaaacagaaattttatcagtatttcctttcaaaattattgatatttccttaaaaaatatttttgcaagagaaaaaaacccagattggCAAAAGCAATAGCTagcagaaaaagaacaaatttgaatcaataccggcctgttgactgaatgcttttgaaccagcaccagccaatggaccTCATCCCAAGTGGACAGATTGCACGTCAAGAGAAAGGCAGATCTAGTATTGGTTTCAGTATTTTGGAGGCTATATCTGGGTCTCTTTAAATGATGATGGGTTGATGAGAACTGGTATATGAACTAAGAGATGGTCCCAGAATCTTGTGAGGTGTATGTGAAGCAGTTAAGTGAGGCAGCCCAATTTAAACAGCAAGTGCTGGGGTACCATTAAAGGGCAATAAACAGACAATTTCACTTTTATTACCAGAGTGAAGGAGAGGGAATatctagatttttaaaaaaaattgaggcagcaaaatatctcttgaGGAAGGTGGGGCCCATGTGAGACAAAAACACACACCTCACAAGATTCTGGGGCAATCACTTAGTTCATATGCCAGTCCTAATCTATCCATTATAATTTAAGGAGGTCCAGAGAGCTTCCAAAATACTGAAACCAGcactattaaaacaaaaaacagcatagccattccacacacatacacagaagtGTTGCCCCACCACctatgtattgttttgtttttaacttcttgaaaaatcttttgctttttaaatttaattttttattaatggTAAATCGCTTTGAGCACAcgtatttgtgtagaaaagcgactaacaaatttaataaatttaataaatacacacacagttCCTGCAAAACAGGACACTATCCATTAGGTGAGGACAAAATATCATTATACTGGATCAGAACTGTGAGAATcaagttgtgatttttttttagatAATTGGAGATCctcagaaaaaaaacagaaacaaggtAGTCATATCTACCTCACAAACCAGACAGAAAATGTCTGGATGTCAGCTGTAAACGGACCAGTCTCCCATACTCAATCAGAGTTAGAAAGCACTATCTTTGCAGTAACAGGAATTTGCAATTTTGTGTTCTTCTTAGGGGgcatatttatttactttcaaACATTCCCAAGCATCATGCCCCTTTCTGAAGCAATACTGGTGAAAACTGTAGGTGGCCCCCCTAACAGGAAAATATTTGTTGAGCTGCCTGGCATACCTATTTATATTAATTTTGTATGGAaaggtttcttcaaaatattACAAATCAAATGTCTTTCTATGCCAGGGTTGAAGTAGTACTTCTGTTGTCATGTCTGATTCCCCTGCTCACCAACCCTATGGGAGAGAGATAAGATTTTAACGCAACGTTTTAATATGTCAACAGCAGGAGCTATTTAGTTCTGAAGGAATGCATGACCCAAATGTTTAATGATAAAAGGGGTAAGTtgaatagctttttttttttctaattccaagTGGTGGCCTGAGTTCCTGTGTTGGAAATAATGGGCctttgaaggatttttttaaaaaaggatgtcaAGATTTTCAGTAGGCAAAAGTGGATTTTATAGTACCAGAAATAATTTCTGcacaagtcataagaacataagaaaatcccTGTTGGATCTGACTAAAGGTCTACCTAATCCAGCActctcttctcacagtgaccaagcaGATGCTTACTGATGCCCGCAAGCAAGAAATAAGCAGAATAGCACTCCCTGTTGTTATTCCTCAAGTGACTGCTGTTTAGAGGCAAGGCACCTCTGATACCGGAGACAGTTCACAATCATGATTAGCAGCTGCTGACAGTCTTATGCCCCACAACTTTGTCCAGTTCCCCTTTTAAAACTGCCCAAGTTGGTAGCCCtcactacatcttgtgatagcaagttccacagtttaactatgcattgcatgaagaaatacttccttttgtctgtcctgaatcttccaacattcagcttcattggatgacccccagTGCTAATattgagggagaaaaactgtccACCTTCTCCACATGCATGAAGGGGAACTTTATCAGATAAACTTCTTGAAAGTCAGAGTCAAGGAATTCTTAAAACATAATTCTCATCCCTTTATCTGGTACTTGCTTAGAAGTAGACGAAGGATACAAAAGTCACAGGAGAAAGGAAACAGGAAAGAGGTAGGTCAGGTTTTCTGAAATAGTGGGGTGGAACCCACTAGTGGACACTGAGGCACTTTCAGGTAGACCTCAGTGCCACAGGCTACCCAGTGCCTCCTCATTTGCCTACCCTATCCCCTAGACTTGGCATAGCCTTTTGATTGGACACATGCCAGAACCAGCATCTCCTTGCATACTGAGTAAAGATAGCCAGGATACAGGAAAGTGGGGAACAGCAGGGTAGGAAGGTCTCCCTCCTCTAAGGGGAAAGGACTAGTGACAGTGTTGAAGAAATTAAGAGATAAAAAgttatttactactactactactgctactgctactactactactactactactactaataatcaAACTGGGACTAGAATGGGAGGGGATAAGAGAGGAAAGCTGTTATAGAAGGAAGAAGTAACTAGGGAAAAGGACTAGGGAGGaaggatgaaagaaactggcagttttGGGATGGGTAATAAGGTACAAGTTGAGGGTGAAAGGAGAATGGGAGGAGAAATTACAGAAGATGTGTAAAAATACTCTTGACAGGCATGAAGGGGTAGGAAGAGGGAAAATATGTATTAAAAAGCCCTTTTCCACTTAGAGCCCCTGAATCAGTAAATTTTGCCTGAAATGGGGAGGCTAAGTCACAAAAACTCCAGAGCAAATGGTCCGTACTGAAATTTaggaaagctgagctatggaactcaTTGTCACAAGGACACTGCTGTGGCAAAGAACTTAGCTATTTCCAAATATGGATTAGATGTCAGTAGAAAGAGATGTCcataattgccagctgattatgccaacCTCTGCCTCCATCTAGCATTTTTTGTGACGGACTCTGcccctgcaccaccattttgtgactggtgggcctcagtaattttcagctgcTTCAAGTGGGCTCTGTGGGTAGAAGGTCTGAGAATCCAAGGTAGGCTAAGTTACCACTCACAAAGGACATGGAAAATCTTATCAGATTCCCAAACACAAAACCTCACAGGGGTGAGAGCAAGCTACAGTTCAAACCAGTCACATTATTCTGAAACACAATTCAACCCAAAATAAGACAATAGGGAAACTTTAGGCAGTTTGTGTGGCTAAAAGATACATTTTAAGATATTTGGCAGACACTTTAAGCACTGGAAGTGTGTAAGAGAAAGCTCAGCACGGAGATAAGAGTAGACCAAACCTGGAGCAAGGTTGCCTGCCTCAATTGTATAATCTATTCCAACAGTTCTCTACTGATATTTCCTACGTAATAATGAATGTGAGTGACGCTGTTCTGTAACTTAAGTCCACATCGGAAGATGGGCACAGAAGGAGGTGGAGGGAGGGCTGTGGTACAAATGTGGTTTGTTATAATATGGAAACATTTGAAATAAACTTAGtagtaataatttaaaaattacaaagaGTTAATGCTGTAGTGAAGGAAGAAAGATGCCAGTGTGAACTAACCCTAAAAAGGAGCCCATCATACAGGCAGTCATATTTGTGTCAGGGCCAGGAGTCCAGGAGCCCCAGCCAGTCTCTCTTCTAAGCCCCCCACCAGCGCTGCTCCAGCTGCCCAGGGCTGTGCAGAGAAATGCCAAGCCAGGCACCTGCAGCCTCCATCAGTGTAGAATCTAGCTTGCTGAAAAACGAACAGGGCAGGGGGTGGGACCGGAACTGGAATTGTGTGTGAAAGTATGTATGAACTTGGTTCTGGTACTAATCACAAATTCCTGCGCTGAGCATTGCTGAGAGGAACCCTGTTCCTTAATGCTTGGTATATGCCTGCCTGCCATTTTCTTGCAGTTGGGGGACCTCGAGGTtctagcaaaaaagaaaaaaaaggagttGCCACAAGCCTCACATTCGCCCACCtcggtgtaggcaatactgagcaacACAGAGCAGTGGGGTAACTTGGTATAAAGCTGTCTCCTGTATTCCTGATGCTTCCATAAGCAACTCAAAGTAACACACACAGCACCAAACGCAGATTTATTATCAAGGTCAGTTTAACCTAGCCTTTCTCATAGGCTCCTTTCCCAATAATACACATCTAGCCTTAATGTACACGTCAGTTCCAAGGAAATGGAAGCCCTTGCAATTGACTTGGAAGGGGGAAATAGTCTTGGTTACAGGAACAAACAAAGCAGACGGGGGCATATGGTAATGCTTTTAGGTacaatcttggcctgccaggggATCCAATTTGACCAGCAAGGCCACACCCACCTATGTGCTGCTGTCACTGGGTGATGTCAGCCAATGGACTGTGGGGTGAAAGGAATCCTCCTGGGTGCTCCTTCGCCAATGCGTTCCTCGTAAAGCAGATCCCTGCAGAGATGGGTGGAGAGTTCAATCCTCTGGATGTTGTTTTGCCAGCACATTTCCTGCAGTGAATGTGCTGTTAAAGTCCTCCTCTGCCACCCAGGCAGGTCAGctttggcaggtgggcaggaCTGTTTACTTATCAGTCACCTGTTGTCATCATGATGAGAGAGAGATTGACCTGTGGGAtggggggagataaagatctggcccaccagctcaaaaagtttccccacccctgctttcagCCATTCCTTTGCCTCAATATCCACAGTGAGTGGCAGGGAACAAAGAGCATTTGTCCTATATAATACAGACGTGTGCCTTTTGGCAGACACACACGGCAGCTTGCCATCCTTTTGTAATAGGCAGCATATTACCTATTGTAACATGGATTTGTATGTGTCCTGTAAGTCACCACCAGATGgcacaatgggggggggaaatcctcatCATAGGAACTACTTAAAATGTAGATCTTTCACCCTCAGTTCTCACACAATGGCATCATGTGTAAAAGACTGGATATGATCTCTTAGCAGCATTTTTCtcacatttaaatattttaattctcACATTTGCAAGAGCTACTGGGACACAACACAATCTTGGTGCTGCTAGGGAATAATTATTAAGGTTTAAATGTTGTTACCCACCACAAACATTTCTTAATAGGGTGCACTAAATATCAAATGATTTGTCACTTGGCAACATTGAGGGAGGGAAACCCAAGAACAACAAGTACACACTCACATGCCAATGAAGTCCATAGGACTCATGTGCTTAAAAATTACTCCGGATTTTATCCACTTAATCAAAGTAAAACCTGCCAGGGCTTTGTACATCCCCAAATTCCCCATTCTTCACTGATCCAGATCAATTTTTCCTCTAGAATTGTGCATAGTATATTTGAATGTATTAATTGTTCCTAATTTCCTCTGCTTTCAATATTTCATAGAATTTGGAATTATTTGGCAAGGATTGAAGATGGGAAAAAGGCAACAGCCACAGAATGAGGTAGCTGGACAGCTTAGTACTCCGCCACCTATGCTCCCAGGTTCTCAGGACTATTGAGGGCTGGGAACCTTAAATAATATGCCAGAACCTCTGCAGATATTTTTTCATGGTGAAACTACACTATGCACATATCTCTACATATGTACATTTTAATTGGTTAGAACTAAAATTGTCAGCAGGAAGTGACAAGTAATTGCTCTCAACATTTGAAACTTTTTTATCAACCTAATAATGTTTAGCAAATATGGAACTGACAGCTTTGGACATCAAATTTGGTTCCCTGTGTCTGTCAGTTAAACTTCAAACTATATTGTTCATTGAaacaaaaaaatgggggggggtgccTAAATACAACAAGGGAGAAAATAATTAACATAATACAGAAACTCACCAAAGGGATAGAGTTATTTCTTTTTGTGGCAAAGCCAGAAAGGAGAACATGAGGATACTGATACTATTtgtgttgtatccagtgctatcTGTCCACTAGTGGAAGGAATCCATCAGCAGAACTGGATACTTTTTTGTGTTTCTTTTCCATTTCTCTTTATCAAAACAATTATATTAAAGTTTTGTTATATAATcatctttgcattttgtttttgctggCTACAGCCTGGGCAAGCTCGTGAAAGCAACATAAAATGTTttgataaaataaaatttaaggggaaaaaatagaCAGGACAAATTGGAAGATCAACACAATACTTTAGCATTCAAGCCTAGCTTGCTCCTCCAACTGGGTCATATCACAATATCTCTCCCTTCTGCCTCACCCTGCCCTCCAAAAGATAACAGTCGTACAAACCAAGATAGGGGATTAACATTCTGAGCTTTAATTATAACACGTCACAACTGTCACTAAAAAGAGCAATAATATGACTTTCAACCAGAAATCTCAAATTAAGAGGTTTTCAATTCATACGTAGATGCAAAGACTTTccccaaacattttaaaattatcttTCTTCAGATGTAGAAGGGTTCATAGTAGAAACAATGTACTATTTGACTGGATGTCCCAAGACAGTCCCTTATTTGTCACACAAACCTCTGGGCAATGGCCAATACTTTTGAGAATTCTTGCTGCTTCCTCAGTAAAGAGGGTATCGGGATTTTGATTCTTGTCCCAACTGGGTTCCCATTATCTTCAATGAGCACCACGTTGTTGGAATCAAATCTGGGTGTCATGCGAGGGCCAGGCATCTTTTGGCCAACAATTaaagcctttttcttttcccctttgaTAGCCAGAAGGATTTTGTCGCCTACTTTGCCCACGCCACTTTTGTTATACACATGGATGCATTTCGGAGGCCGGTGATACGGTGTGTTTCCCAAGACGCTGTTATCCACCACTCGCACCCGAGTAAGCTTCTGTATTGCGCTGCACACACCACTGATGCTGGCAAAAGATAAGTAAGAATGCAAATCAGAGCAGACCAAGGGCAAGAGTCCCAGTCTACAACCATCAAGTTAAGAAATATATGGCTTACTAGGACCTCCCTTGTAGTCCAAACATTATTTAAAGCTAAAAACAATACCATACTACAAAGGCAGTTTAATAAATGTAAGTCAACAGCACAAGATGTGAGAGCCAAagtacagcttttttttttaagcaaatgaATAAAGCACAAAGATTTCTGCCCTTCAGAACAAAGCTTTCAACATTGGCTTATCTACTGAGGAACCTCCATCatattgcagaggattctgggaagtaTTCTAGGGTGAACAGAAAAGGGCTATCTCACAAATAGGGGGGGAGGGAAGTAAGCCAAATTTCACTATGAAGGTTGATTCCTCACAGAAAGCAGATGCTGATTAGGTACTAGTCTGACAGGTTTTTCTGGctacttcccctccttcctctaaagagagaaagaattatACATAGAGGGAATCtggtgttgaccattgaaccacactgtcactgagtgtttttccatcaagtctgaaagtgtggaaatctgtagctaagagaagttatgtctttgcccagtctgggaacggatagccaaggccgttgtcatggcagcatcaagatagactgggagagttctagcagttatctgtgttaagctgagtcttctgtgtaatgtctttgaactgagaacttctctcctagaggggggggatcttaaagccttaagccataatgtcttaataaaagactcgtaacctgatctaatgcatctgagaagtttcttgagcaacttaactccaacgtaacgtatgctgtttcacgcaacaacgcacacacatcaacaggggttacgggcccagatccacagcgctttacacaggagtaagttgctggtctgaaaggcagacggagttccagagggcagcttgattgattgtaccagacagaggtgagcaacatggctgtaaacctgtctgggggaggcttgctaatggaaagattgacggaaaagaattatggcagctggaagccgaggatgcgggctttgctgataaaagaggatttatgggacattatagatggaccccctccggcggtactgaccgcggcctggacgcgtagagatcagaaggcgcaagcttttatacttctggctctatcagactctcaacttctacacgtgagagatgttacaaacgccaaacagatgtgggacgtgttggaaggcattcatgtgcaacagactgcgggatctagattgtgtttggcacggaagctttaccagatgcgcttcacgggtgagtgcgaaatgagtgagcatctcacggaattcagacgtttgtttgctgagctgacggaccgaggcgtcgagcactctgaacttcagaagacctatttgatcctggcttcactcgatgggacttggaataatatggtcatggctttcgaagccatgcctgacggaggtctgaacgttgcgtttattgaggaaaagctgacccagaaatggcagcggagacaagaggcgaaaagt encodes:
- the MRPL14 gene encoding large ribosomal subunit protein uL14m isoform X2, which gives rise to MALLKKYPELFLAQINRATNQRNFSISGVCSAIQKLTRVRVVDNSVLGNTPYHRPPKCIHVYNKSGVGKVGDKILLAIKGEKKKALIVGQKMPGPRMTPRFDSNNVVLIEDNGNPVGTRIKIPIPSLLRKQQEFSKVLAIAQRFV
- the MRPL14 gene encoding large ribosomal subunit protein uL14m isoform X1 codes for the protein MDCPFFGAVRFPLGLFGCCCMTSCCAPQWFVSSILMALLKKYPELFLAQINRATNQRNFSISGVCSAIQKLTRVRVVDNSVLGNTPYHRPPKCIHVYNKSGVGKVGDKILLAIKGEKKKALIVGQKMPGPRMTPRFDSNNVVLIEDNGNPVGTRIKIPIPSLLRKQQEFSKVLAIAQRFV